Proteins encoded in a region of the Elusimicrobiota bacterium genome:
- a CDS encoding zf-HC2 domain-containing protein yields the protein MNCKKIEEFLSAYIDNQLSPGLKKDVDLHLKGCLNCSKRLADLKTVVGLVSSLEPKQLPQYYQTQLDAKLAESIRQDSRRFSLWTSFTWQMVFGVFFLGIFIGSGVLYVSQKTIKKPNEAIYSIRINEMGVLTFNLYSKENVKSIVFNVKLPDGISLASKPKEKTFHWQGELVKGENVISLYVKGMKPGNWSVNAHLQSDGTILKEFNMPLTVTEKKG from the coding sequence ATGAACTGTAAAAAAATTGAAGAATTTTTATCAGCTTACATTGACAATCAGCTATCTCCGGGTTTAAAGAAGGATGTAGATTTACATCTTAAAGGTTGTTTAAATTGCAGTAAGAGGCTGGCTGACCTGAAAACGGTTGTTGGTTTAGTCAGCTCGCTGGAACCAAAACAATTGCCGCAGTATTATCAAACGCAATTGGATGCGAAATTGGCAGAATCAATCCGGCAAGACAGCCGGAGATTTTCATTGTGGACAAGTTTTACGTGGCAGATGGTTTTTGGTGTGTTTTTTCTGGGTATCTTTATAGGAAGCGGTGTTTTGTATGTTTCCCAGAAAACAATAAAAAAGCCCAATGAAGCCATCTATTCTATCAGGATAAATGAAATGGGCGTGCTTACGTTTAATCTTTATTCAAAAGAAAATGTAAAATCAATCGTATTTAACGTGAAATTACCTGATGGTATTTCATTAGCAAGCAAACCTAAAGAAAAAACTTTTCATTGGCAGGGTGAGTTGGTTAAAGGTGAGAATGTTATTTCCTTATATGTTAAAGGAATGAAACCGGGCAATTGGAGTGTAAATGCCCATTTACAGTCAGATGGTACAATACTAAAAGAATTCAATATGCCGTTAACGGTAACTGAAAAAAAAGGATAA
- a CDS encoding polysaccharide biosynthesis C-terminal domain-containing protein, with protein MDNKSSNFYSKILLSTGKYMVLKNIFMVVTGLFGIFIVRLLGPYEYGRYSLIWQLIGTIGPIISLGWMITLSKFIPERTNFQEKSILYSQSVSLVTILGVSLGLIFFFISTPLAKYIPVEIRSMRLIFIVFILLTAWFNISEGMFRGLGKFNGFTIIDGLRSNLGNALAIILIVYGLRNYTSILFSNCLFSLIFIIGIGLYLKDYFHFTSLKLEPAVAKFAGTILAGQVLFLLMSSIDFILLRILLKDPSQIGFYTAGIKIPTMIQSMLITPLSIPFLYYFSHNDGLQSREKIFEFGTKYLGLVFALMALFFFSFSKETILILLGKDYANSILVLMFSSLSLFTLGFSTLFNPYFSSINKPYVPLYASCITFISLFTCNLLLIPHFKSIGPAISTIISHTLQILTLCIFLSKTKMPFIKNFGLIAFNMAFSILIGVFVNRYLILPVFIITTFATRLFTFKDIENLKKIIRRRE; from the coding sequence ATGGATAATAAATCATCTAATTTTTACTCAAAAATATTGCTTTCTACCGGAAAATATATGGTATTAAAGAATATCTTCATGGTAGTAACGGGCCTGTTTGGAATATTTATTGTCCGCTTATTAGGCCCTTACGAATACGGCAGATATTCGCTGATTTGGCAGTTAATCGGCACTATTGGGCCGATTATTTCATTAGGCTGGATGATCACCCTGTCCAAGTTCATACCGGAAAGAACAAATTTCCAGGAAAAATCTATTCTTTATTCTCAAAGTGTTTCTTTGGTTACGATCCTTGGGGTTAGTTTAGGATTAATTTTCTTTTTTATCAGCACGCCCCTGGCAAAATATATTCCTGTTGAAATCCGCAGCATGAGGCTCATTTTTATCGTCTTTATTTTGCTCACGGCCTGGTTTAACATTTCCGAAGGAATGTTCAGAGGGCTGGGTAAATTCAACGGCTTCACTATAATTGACGGGCTCAGGAGCAACCTGGGAAATGCCCTTGCGATTATTTTAATTGTTTACGGGTTAAGGAATTATACTTCCATTCTTTTCAGTAACTGCTTGTTTTCACTAATTTTTATAATCGGGATAGGGCTTTACCTGAAGGATTACTTTCATTTTACATCACTAAAACTCGAGCCGGCTGTTGCAAAATTTGCAGGCACGATTCTCGCCGGCCAGGTTCTTTTTCTTTTAATGTCCAGCATTGATTTTATATTACTGAGGATCTTATTAAAAGACCCGTCTCAAATAGGTTTTTATACTGCCGGAATAAAAATACCTACCATGATACAATCAATGTTAATTACACCGCTGTCTATTCCTTTTTTGTATTATTTCTCGCACAATGACGGCCTTCAATCGCGGGAAAAAATATTTGAATTCGGCACGAAATATTTAGGGCTCGTTTTTGCTTTAATGGCGCTGTTTTTCTTCTCCTTTTCAAAAGAAACAATACTCATCCTTTTAGGAAAAGATTATGCTAATAGTATTCTTGTCCTGATGTTTTCATCTTTATCTCTCTTTACCCTGGGTTTTTCAACGCTCTTTAACCCGTATTTCAGTTCAATAAACAAGCCCTATGTCCCCTTATATGCTTCATGCATTACCTTTATATCGCTTTTTACATGCAACCTGCTGCTAATACCTCATTTCAAATCAATCGGCCCTGCGATCAGCACAATCATAAGCCACACGCTTCAGATTCTTACTCTATGTATTTTCCTGTCTAAAACCAAAATGCCATTCATAAAAAACTTCGGCCTAATAGCTTTTAATATGGCATTTTCAATACTTATCGGGGTCTTTGTTAACCGCTATTTAATTCTTCCTGTCTTTATTATCACAACATTCGCAACCCGCTTATTTACGTTCAAGGATATTGAAAACCTAAAGAAAATAATCAGAAGAAGGGAATAA
- a CDS encoding B12-binding domain-containing radical SAM protein: MENSKKNVLVVYSTADPRREIKNVNAILPASVLYVATPASKEYNVKILDTRLDLNWRNTITGLAKEGIYAAGLSCMTGYQIQSASEVARHIRSINPSLPIIWGGVHPSLVPQQTLKNGLVDFVVIGLGEETFLELLNNLDKPDNYPDIKGIGFKRNGTIIVNPEREFFDLNKYPIPNYSLINVNDYLIDGNIPIFTSRGCPHRCSFCYNLAFNHKKYAAIKTEHVINHIEYLLKNYPGITAISFVDDNFFVNKKRVTEICNKLIEKGIFLKLNSGCRADYLDNFSLDFLKLLRKTGFTETYVGVESGSEKILDDIHKDISVEQVLRINKKLKEAGIIPRFGFMGGFPGETIEDVKKTLRLMVNILEDNPNAYVTQLMLATLSPGTELFESAKKFGFVPPPVLEQYFVFNYEAWDESPYPWIKDEYKKFVKEMAYMVTWIDAKGFSGKNPLHKLINRILGRIVRKLIKNNNYPLLILLSRFIKTVGGNKLIKGFLKKILKFHIS, translated from the coding sequence ATGGAAAACTCAAAGAAAAATGTATTAGTTGTCTATTCAACCGCTGATCCCCGCAGGGAAATAAAGAATGTAAATGCCATTTTACCGGCATCCGTTCTCTATGTTGCTACACCGGCAAGCAAAGAATACAATGTTAAAATTCTTGACACTCGGCTGGATTTAAACTGGAGAAATACAATAACCGGCCTGGCTAAAGAAGGAATTTACGCAGCCGGCTTAAGCTGTATGACCGGCTACCAGATACAATCCGCTTCAGAAGTAGCGCGCCATATTAGAAGCATAAACCCTTCTCTTCCTATAATATGGGGAGGCGTGCACCCTTCTTTAGTCCCGCAACAAACTCTGAAAAACGGCCTGGTTGACTTTGTTGTAATAGGCCTTGGTGAAGAAACTTTTCTGGAATTATTGAACAATTTGGACAAACCTGATAATTATCCCGATATAAAAGGCATAGGATTTAAAAGAAATGGAACTATCATAGTTAACCCCGAACGCGAATTCTTCGATTTGAATAAGTACCCTATACCAAATTACAGCCTCATCAACGTAAACGATTATCTAATCGACGGGAATATTCCTATCTTTACCAGCAGGGGCTGCCCTCACAGATGCAGTTTTTGTTACAATCTTGCTTTCAATCATAAAAAATACGCCGCAATTAAAACAGAGCATGTTATAAACCATATTGAATATTTGCTTAAAAATTACCCCGGTATCACAGCTATCAGTTTTGTTGATGACAATTTTTTTGTTAATAAAAAGCGGGTCACTGAAATATGCAATAAGCTGATTGAAAAGGGTATATTTTTAAAATTAAACAGCGGATGCAGGGCAGATTACCTGGATAATTTCAGCTTAGATTTCCTCAAATTGCTTAGAAAAACCGGTTTTACCGAAACTTACGTGGGTGTAGAATCCGGTTCAGAGAAAATATTGGATGATATTCACAAAGATATAAGCGTGGAACAGGTTTTGAGAATAAACAAGAAATTAAAAGAGGCGGGAATAATACCCAGGTTTGGTTTTATGGGCGGTTTCCCTGGAGAAACCATAGAGGACGTCAAAAAAACTCTTAGATTAATGGTAAATATATTAGAGGATAACCCTAATGCCTATGTTACCCAATTGATGCTGGCAACTCTTTCGCCCGGCACAGAGCTTTTTGAATCTGCAAAGAAGTTCGGATTTGTGCCTCCTCCTGTGTTAGAACAATATTTTGTTTTCAATTATGAGGCATGGGATGAAAGCCCGTACCCCTGGATTAAAGATGAATATAAGAAATTCGTAAAAGAAATGGCTTATATGGTAACCTGGATAGACGCAAAGGGCTTCTCCGGGAAAAACCCGCTGCATAAACTAATAAATCGGATTCTCGGCCGTATTGTGAGAAAACTGATAAAAAACAACAATTACCCTTTACTGATACTGCTAAGCAGGTTCATAAAAACTGTCGGGGGCAATAAATTAATTAAGGGCTTTTTGAAAAAAATTTTGAAGTTTCATATCAGCTAA
- a CDS encoding glycosyltransferase family 39 protein, with the protein MLNTIVVLAIVLLVGITLRFYRLKQRGLLHFDDGLRMLEVVFLHDLFDFLKNNKAVILAKKKIDIKSVSDNFRGRFLFDTNPLNIFIYFFSSKIINNIEYSALYANAFLGIFGILGTYFTATLMFGNHFIGLFSALFIAVSGYHLVYSRSIHAEITCGTFYIWATYFYILSYKTGALFYLLISGFFIGFAFCCNSRQFYMPLFFIFWEIMAAFKFSFTADLIITRLILLALSMTAPLFLIEEVFVILKEFNYPYPTFFRQLFFRTGNFSLPTLRFPFLKMYLGIIIEYEGVVIPFFLLAGAVFLLKNVSFEAVILLTQFLVPLLFWSGRPDISREQANAIDDGTGGYAYALPRLISSSQYSMAIISAFGLVTLLNLSQDVKLIYILFAAILIIRIIGLLKIIGVKSGYKQAAKFILASNNPKHISFCYPNSEFFTSKENALDVSYIKSEEDFIKLYKEQKVRYVLYSDFLYANLYNSIAVKPLIDKIIIETQPVFSIGMGMGNIKAIYLEEYNSPWVKMFKDDKIKIYDLKNYFDKIP; encoded by the coding sequence ATGCTCAATACAATAGTTGTACTTGCAATAGTTTTGTTAGTTGGAATAACATTAAGGTTTTACAGGCTCAAACAAAGGGGCTTACTGCATTTTGATGACGGCTTAAGGATGCTTGAAGTTGTATTCCTGCACGATTTATTCGATTTTCTTAAAAACAATAAGGCCGTTATTTTAGCTAAGAAAAAAATTGATATAAAATCTGTTTCTGATAACTTTAGAGGCCGTTTTTTATTTGATACTAACCCGCTGAATATTTTCATCTATTTTTTCAGCTCAAAAATCATAAACAATATCGAATATTCTGCATTATACGCAAATGCATTTTTAGGCATATTCGGAATTTTAGGTACGTATTTCACGGCCACCTTAATGTTTGGCAATCACTTTATAGGCCTGTTCTCTGCTTTGTTTATTGCGGTTTCCGGTTATCACCTTGTTTATTCAAGGTCAATTCATGCCGAGATTACCTGCGGGACCTTTTACATATGGGCAACTTACTTTTATATTTTAAGTTATAAAACCGGCGCCTTATTTTATTTACTTATATCCGGTTTCTTCATTGGCTTTGCATTTTGCTGCAATTCACGCCAATTTTACATGCCTTTATTCTTTATCTTTTGGGAAATCATGGCTGCTTTTAAGTTCTCATTTACCGCAGACCTGATTATAACGAGATTAATATTGCTTGCTTTGTCCATGACTGCGCCTTTATTTCTTATAGAAGAGGTTTTTGTGATTTTAAAGGAATTCAATTATCCGTACCCGACTTTTTTCAGGCAGCTCTTTTTCCGTACGGGTAATTTCAGCCTTCCTACTTTAAGATTTCCTTTCCTCAAAATGTATTTAGGCATTATCATTGAGTATGAAGGGGTCGTGATACCATTTTTTCTTCTGGCCGGGGCCGTTTTCCTGTTAAAAAATGTTTCCTTTGAAGCGGTAATCCTATTAACACAATTTCTTGTGCCGCTGTTATTTTGGAGCGGCAGGCCCGACATATCCAGGGAACAGGCAAACGCAATTGACGACGGAACCGGCGGTTACGCTTATGCTTTACCCAGGCTTATATCTTCCTCTCAATACTCCATGGCAATAATTTCTGCTTTTGGCCTGGTCACATTGCTTAATTTGTCCCAGGATGTAAAATTAATCTATATATTGTTCGCCGCCATTTTGATTATCAGAATTATCGGGTTACTTAAAATAATAGGCGTAAAATCCGGGTATAAACAAGCAGCCAAATTTATATTAGCTTCAAATAATCCAAAACATATAAGTTTTTGCTATCCCAACTCGGAATTTTTTACCAGCAAAGAAAATGCCTTAGATGTCAGCTATATAAAATCCGAGGAGGATTTTATAAAACTTTATAAAGAACAAAAAGTGAGATATGTCCTTTATTCTGACTTTTTATATGCAAATCTTTATAATTCAATAGCTGTAAAACCGCTTATTGACAAAATAATAATAGAAACCCAGCCTGTTTTTTCTATTGGGATGGGTATGGGAAACATAAAAGCAATCTACCTGGAGGAATATAACAGCCCCTGGGTAAAAATGTTTAAAGATGATAAGATTAAAATATATGATTTAAAGAATTATTTTGATAAAATACCTTAA
- a CDS encoding sigma-70 family RNA polymerase sigma factor, giving the protein MIQETELIERAKTGDVEAFKDLIEAYQVKIYNFAYYLAKNEQDASDLSQEAWIKVFKQLPTFRLDSSFYTWCCKILKNLFIDIYTRRHSYRKELPLNDELDTKAVAIDSLHILEKEQRENIVSNAVTSLPDEFRMTIILTDMQGLSYEEVSKITKVSINTVRSRVSRGRERLRKIFTNVGTF; this is encoded by the coding sequence ATGATACAAGAAACCGAATTAATAGAAAGAGCAAAAACCGGAGATGTAGAGGCCTTTAAGGATTTAATAGAAGCATATCAGGTAAAGATTTACAATTTTGCTTATTACCTTGCCAAAAACGAGCAGGATGCTTCAGATCTTTCCCAGGAAGCCTGGATAAAGGTTTTTAAACAGCTCCCCACTTTCCGTTTGGATAGCAGTTTTTACACCTGGTGCTGCAAAATATTAAAGAACTTATTTATAGACATTTATACCAGAAGGCACAGTTATAGGAAAGAACTTCCCCTAAACGATGAATTAGATACAAAGGCAGTGGCCATTGACTCCCTCCACATACTTGAAAAAGAACAAAGAGAAAATATAGTATCAAATGCTGTTACATCGCTTCCGGATGAATTTCGAATGACAATAATACTTACAGATATGCAGGGGCTTTCCTACGAGGAAGTATCAAAAATAACCAAGGTATCTATCAATACGGTCCGCTCAAGGGTGAGCCGTGGAAGAGAGCGGTTAAGGAAAATTTTTACAAATGTGGGAACTTTTTAG